The Pieris rapae chromosome 9, ilPieRapa1.1, whole genome shotgun sequence region TAATATTTCCTGGAAACAACGtacattataatttgattaattagaAGTACAACGAAGAATAGATGATGTCCGATAACCAATGGGGCATGAAGGGATGATACGTCTCACTCCAGAAGAGATCTCGGCGATCAGAGACAAGTCTTATgactagtaaaaatattattagaggCTCCGCCAGTCCTCTCGCGCATTTCCGTAACAAGAAAAAATTAGATAAGAACATACCCtaatcataacaatataataaggtGCCGCTTCATAAGCGTTGGGAACATTAgagaatttcttttaaaggcgagttttagaaaataatttttcatcagTCATCACCTTTATAAATCTGGCTTTTCTCAAAGTTTTCTTGCTTTGATAAATCGCATTATCACATAaacttattctttattactaattCACGAATTTTGTACGTTATTTGGGTTTATGAACTGAACTAATAATGTAAGAAAAAACCCTTTACCGTAAAATCAAGTTCAGGAGATGCCGTCCGTCTTTCGCCTACATCTTTGGTACGTCCTACTGCATATAAAgagataataatatgtaaatgtataacGCTGTGATATAATTTCatggaattttaatttacttttgatATCCATTAGAACTAGATTCCGTAATATTAGATGACAGAATATTACGGAATTTGACATTttgtcaaaatgttttttatttcactggAGCCAATAGACTTTATTTACactatgaaaaattataccccagtatattttttacacttatttctatcaaagaaaaattatcaattaagaTGCAAAGACCGATATAAGTTCACAATTCTCCAATTCTTGGTCGGATTTAGTTACAGtaacaattatactaataaatactatttaattcgTTCTTAGAGTTTATTCCAAAGAGCAggtatattgatttattatgaggatttttttaataacatgtaTGAGATTCCGATGTCCAGGAGTGATTTAAGAGAGCGGAATCCGCTGTCAGAATTTGTAGAGTGAGTTACAGAATCGACAGGCAGGCCTGCTTAGAACCATAGAAGGTATTACGTAACCCACCAATAGCGAGGCCCACATAACGCCAATGATCCAAGAAGTCGGCAGCATGCGCAACGCATGTCCTCAAAAAAAAGGCAGCCACAGAAAAAACTGGGAACTACTGAAGTCATTTCTAATCTGTCAGTAATATAGTTTGTTTCATAATGTCATtgagctttttatttttatcaatgttcaaagtttatattttattatttattgcaacgCATTTTGTTAACACAATGGAAGTAGAGAGAGAATTTTACAACGATTATATAGTTCCGCGTGTTGTCAATGGTTATGCAGCAAAACTTGGAGATGTTCCATATCAGGTAAACCATTTATTTTGACAGATTGGAAAACAGAAACCTCctaaaaaatctaatctttTATTATACCATTTCCATTTATTTGAAGGCTCGCTGTGAACGCCCTTTGCCCCATATTATAGGACATTAAATCATTTCTCTCAATCAAATTGTTTCGCGCTGAAAATAGAGCTAAATAATTTTCACGGAAATAGAATCAACAATCGCCAGGGAGTAAtctaatattctattattatttgatacaattctaacagatggcgctgtgttaaaagtacgaccgtttcacataagctatctacctttcacataagttctcctaccgtatgtaatataacaaaaaccttagcaaCAGCAACGCTTAGCCGAGTCTGCtaattgtacatatatatcgGCACCCTATGTCACGAAACGAATATTATTGACTGTATATCAAGacataacttatatatttaaatgttctaGGTGGCTTTTAAAATGAAGACCCCGCGTCGCAAGCTCTGTATGACGTTTTGTGGTGGAGTGATCATTTCCCCAACCAAACTGCTCTCAGCCGCCCATTGTTTCGCTGAGAGTCCTAGCATTTGTCAGAAAATATGTGGCAATCAGGGGTAGGTATTGGAATATATATACGTTGAACCTAATCGCATAGTTACACATCTGTacagatatatacatatatctacaaaagttaaaaaatagttttaagcaATCCACgtttactaatataatttatagtaaatcTAAAGtctagattatttatattacactatttagtatttataacttaatagtattataaatgtatgtaaatcaGGTCAAATTAGATTGGATCACCTTTGTTAGTTATTGCGTTAATTTTCCTAAAATGTTGCACTAATAGTCGCTTTCTGCTGACAGTAGGTATGTCGTAGATACAGATGTTAAAtagaaacttctttgtaacaTCTATgtataagggcctgtttcataatgtaacaaatagctatgcaagacataaattattcgaaagataaaagttccaaataagaaacttcgcgtttgatgacgaatagcgctatctgacagtcgtgaaacgcaaaaatactgtttatcctaccaatgactaataaatagcttatttggaactatccggacattgtgaaacagacccttaatctTACAGCTTTTACGGTagcgaaatattatttctcctacaatttaacaaaataataataattacaaacaaaggGTTGCCTACAGTCGCCTTAATAGTTATTGAGATCTATTTCCTCACTTTCGGGCAATAAAGAACGCATTTatcgaataataataataattatttatttatatttctcccatataacatttacaacaataaataagattacagTTGTGAcggtattgggagactggtttcgaaactaggtaagaacctgtgatatggataaccaggcttccattccatagcaaAGTCATATTGAGTAGTAAcaaaaagtacatacataaaatgggaaggcaaacaaatttaacgttttaatgaggaaaaaaaacaaaacaaagcagTCAACTAGTTAGAAGTTAGTAGAAATAAACTTGTATGAATGTTTGTAAGGGTGTGTGTGAatatgtgtcaggcacatgcCTGAGAAGATATGGGATTATTTTCTTACATCCGGTAGATTTTCCGTTTGGCCATAGTTCaaagtaagtaaaaatttatgaactaTTTGCttcacacatttttttgttttgggatatataattagaataacTGGACGTACGAACTACTTAATTTAAGAGAGGTAaagagatagatagatttgtattaatgaaattaatataatattaataaaaatatattaagaagtGTCGCATAAcactttaacataaatatcaaatactaAACATTGTTATCGCGTTATAGACTTGCAGAACGCCGTctgtttcttaataaatcaattaagacatattagttttttagaaGAAATACGTAGATTGTTAAATGCTTTCAGGTGAATTTGAAATTTCatgtcaattaaattattgccaaacctataattatagtttataatttaaattttgccaTAGACCAAAAAAAACGCTAAGCCACACGTACGCTGTGGCGGGTAACTTGAGAAATTACGATGCCTACAGCGAAGATTCAGCTGGAAATGGTCAGTGGAGGACTCTGAAGACCGTAATATATCCAAGAACTTACAAGTTCCCAAAAGACGACATAGCAATTCTGGTTAGTTAATTCTTACCAACTTAGTTCTTTTGAGGCTGGCTATGACAAGCCTGTGCTTATATTGGCTTTTCTATTGTAAttgattatttctttataggaAAGTAGGttttaaggaattaaatattatgacccTATCAGCTTACTCTTGAAGCATTGTTGTATGATTTTAAAGCATACGTCCTTTCACCAGTATAGTATTATAACTAAGCGACCAACCAGGCTACAGAAGATaaatttttagaattattttttttaaagtatttttaactatGTATACTATATAGTAGTGTTATCCGAAGTGGGGTCCACGCCCCTCAGGTCAGGTCAGGTAGCATCACTGACTGTGTTTTATGGTTTAAGTTTTCCTAGTAGCTTTActgactgtattttttttacagtacactatttaatttgtattttttatttggactGTATTTTGATTTACAGTACACTTTCAAACCCTTTCATTTCAACAATAACGTGGGTTCGATTCCAATAGCGAAGAGATATATCGACTACCGTGGCAAGTGCCTGGTTTCCGGATATGGGCGTACGTCAAGACAAGTTAGTTTATATTGACGCTTACCAGCACTGGTAACTCTATAAGTTCCAATAGAGATAGCGATTCCGACGTTTTACTATGCAATTGTAATTTGccagccctctggtattgagtgtCCACGGGCGGTATCTCATACCATCAGATGAGCTTCCCGCAGCTTCCTGTCTGTTTTCCccagttctttaaaaaaaccaaaCAATAGGATAGCGTAGAAGAAAAGCTCATTATTGCTATTGGAATAGCTGTCAGTTTTCCTGTTGGAAGTGACAAAGAATGAGGGTAAGAGAGTTTTAGTTTGAGAAATAAGGTATCTTCAATGGTGAGCAGCCCTAGTGTTTTCCAAGAAGTCAGGTTCTTTGTGCCTAGGGGATATCTGCGTCACGATAGTAACTGTAAACataggaaatatataaatcttactCCACGATTCTACTCGATTCTTTCTAGGGGACCTCAAGTAAACTTCTCCTCGCACACTTGCACCTTCTGCCAAATACGCAATGCGGCCGAAGATTTCGGAAGAATATGAGAAAGTTTGTTTGCACAGACACTGTTGTCAACGACGTTGGAAAGGTTAGGATTTCACCCATTACttagtttttcatttatttcttttgttttatataacttgATGTTAACTAATAAGATACTACTATAATTCTACTTTTATAGAAACCGATTATTTCGTAGccttttttatgtttgattaatattcttattcttTTAATACGAATTACTTCAACTAATCATTCAAGGCAGAGTGGTAGGTAGTAGGAGACCTTTTGTAGCACGTACATTTTGGTTAAAGAATCGGCAAAGCACCAAGTCGTTGTTCAGAACAAAATCCAAAGCAAAATTATATCAGACATTATATGAATCAATAACATGTTGCaacataacaatattcatTGTTATGCGGATGATAGCAGTCGGGGATACGCGCTTCACTGGCCATGCAGAATACCTAtagattcttaaaaggctggcaacgcacttgcgcgCCTCCTGCCATtaagtccatgggcggcacaTCCGTTTGCCGCctgatctataaaaaacaatgaaaaaattatctttttataatttttttatttaaaaattttatattattcgattttaatttaaggatTTTTCTTAACTAAATCTTTGATGAATGCAAATTGATTAcagtttaattgatttaactTTTTCTTGAAGTGTCGTGATGTGTTCAAATATACTACCTACACTTTTTAGGGAGATTCGGGCGGACCTCTTGTGTGCAGTAAAACTGGGGACCCCAACGAAGGACCCAATGGAGTGTTGGTTGGAATTGTCAGCGGAAATCAACGACGCGCCGCATCATTTTTTACGCGTGTCTCATACTTCGCTAGATATATTGAAAGAAACAAAGCAACTTTGGCACAgcctatctatatattatatacaacatttttgatactttgattttgttttatttctgtaggcataattaattaaaatatgcgCAATAAATCCAAATAATACGCAAATTAAATCCGGAGattaaaacctaaaatatttttatataactatctACCATCAATAAATAcacattgtaaaaattaagCTACCTGTGATATGTGCAATCGtgcatgatttaaaaaaaatataacttccacgcgttgtacatatatatgtatagtaatcCCCCTTATCACACGGTTCAGGTCTACCGCGAAATCGCGTTGTCGGAGTGTTCTCGTAAAACCGTTtttgtgaataattaaaaaattataaaacatgaatttttaaagtgattcagtttaattgtataaaaacacaattaaaaccGGTGCAAAGGTACGCAAAACTATAACATGAGCAATCTCCGCGGTGTCTTCCCTCTATAAGAGGGGAAATACCGCGTTATTGGGGGGATTAATGTACTTACAAAAATAGCTTTGCTCGCATCTttctaaattgtattattattaaaataatattaaaaaaggaaacttcgaatatagtaaaattactgataatattttactgacaaaacataatacatataacaattatatttgtgttgAATTTCAAAGTTGAGGATGTATCCGTCACCCATTTGTGAAAGATACCGGTGCGGACATGCAGGCTGGGAAGGTTTCGATTGATGAGTGACGTCACACCAACCAGTACACCCTTCTTTTCGTCTTCAGCTGGGTCCCCAGTACCAAAGCAGACGAGTCCACCACCTTCTGCTTCCTATAatccataatatttatttaagggtGGTTAAAAACTCGCGTATTTTTCTGCGCGTTTAAAAAATCTGGCATATTTCGGCGTGTTTGCTCGAACCGCTTTTGGCGTCGTGTCAGTATCAACATCGGTTCTGATGAAGGAGCAGTTCTATTTGCCGTTCTATAGTCTGTAACCGTCCTAAATATACGAGCCAAGGCTTTACATTTCGCTAactcaggctttcttagttttataagcgacTTCCTAAATCGTAGGAGTTGCGCTCCGAGAGTACATATAGCCATATCTAGGCAATTTCTTTGACTGTTAAATTGATTTCGGtcatattctattgttatacgcGAGTGGTTAATATAGAGTAAACCAAAAATCttctgttattattttaatgcacCACGATGACCAAGGAGCCATATGTATGTCGAAAGAAATTTTTGCcatatataacattaagtCGAGCAAAAAAGCATTACGaccgttatttttttttttgaaacagTCCAGACTAGTAGACTAGACAACTAGAATCTAGTAACTAAGCAGGTATTGTACGTATTAACTGCAATTAACTCCCCCCTCCCCCGCttttgtcagcaaaagtaagccgAGCTCTCTAATAACCTAATTTTGACGtaatcatcaaataaaaaaatgaaagacCCCTCCCCCATGGTACTTACGTACTACTACAGCTTTTtaaacgaattaaaaaaaaacttagcaAACGAATTCGAATTTATTACTTGTGAGGAACATTGCGTTTTCATGCGATGACTAagtcttaattaaaaacaaaagatttttaatatttatatcgtcACTATAAGATGTTGTTGGGTAAGCTACGTAAGAACTAAGAAGGTCTCTTAAGTGGGTGAGGTCACTGACATGGATCTCAACGTTTTACTTGGTTTTGCGGTAGATGAACTGAGTTgctacatttttgtttacaaattatgtttcttGATGACAACATATATTGATTTAACTGTACTCATTAAATTGAGATTTCTTCTTACTGTGGCTGCCAGTGGTCCATCGTATTCAGTGCAATAATATTGCCAACAACTTCTCAATAACTGACGTTCACACGAACGTTGATTGTGCACTTTTAAATCGACAGTAAAAAGGCTCTTGTCCATTGACCAACTCTGAAaacgatatattattttctagatTTGAATCACTGTGATTATCTTAGTCatgatgtgtttatttttaatcacattTATATCTCTTCCCATTTccatttcttattaataaacattcttCTGAAATACTACTACTTgacacaaattaaaattgaggATATATTAATACTGAAAATATACATGGCTGCGttcacacaatatatataaattatcgatGCGTTTACTAAAATGACTTACTTGCTATCGGATACATTCTTTgcgttttttataatttaaaaaaatatacatatatgcttTTAGTAGCTCACTTTCAAAATGAGATATTGTTACACACCAAATAGGccagtttttgtaatttattttcccgGTAAATTCAAGATTCAAAACATGATATTGCTAGCAGAGCTGATTTTACACCatatatgaaatgtatgtatacataaaatattatattttataaccttACTTTTGTAGTCTTAAGAAGAACACCCATACAAACTCCatcgaaattataatttttttgagaaAACGGAATCTTGTTGACAAACTGATTTAATTCCCACTTCTTATTCACCTCCTAGAAACACGATATGCtaacattaaaacatataattaacatttaccagaaaaacatatttcaactTACAACGACAGCTAAATTATACGCTGGAAATCTGAAGAATCGTTGcgtatagatatattttggATTCCTCCATTGCTGTACATCATGAGAAAGAGGCTGCTGAGCTATGGTGTGGAGTATACCACCAACAACACGTATTTTGTCTAGGCTTCGCTTTAACCTGTAGCATAGAAGATATTACACGgtctatagttttatatactcTATGTTAGACGTCCACGTCTCTCCTGAAAGGGTAGAATTCAGCAACGAGACCTTCTTCtttcaaaatccaatacatattgtaaaaaaataaaatattatccatatagatataatctttattgtaggtatatatatattcatactcCGTACTCTGTACTTAATTAGTTGGAGGGCCACatatattgcatttttatCTGAACTGTTATGAAAACGACGATTTATCGGCGTACAGACTAAAGAAGAAGTGTTTCCCAACGTGGGGCACATTTTCTTCTGAGGAGCAGTTGATTTGTCAAGAGGGGGCAATAGAAATTGGTTGGATATAACACAAAATGGACATATGAGACTGAAGCTAACCAAATCGAATATTAAATCTCTGTGCAGCCAATCAAGCGCGAAGACCTTACTAAATAcattatgttttgaaaattaactTACCGTGTCTCGTTAGAAATTCTTTATTGATTTCTTTCTAAATCTATCAATTAAGTTTCTTAtcttcttatttaatttattaatattacaaaagttatgTATAAGAAGTTTAGAAAAGCTAATGTTGGGTATGGCATAAAAAAGGTTAGGAAAGAAtgcaatattgtattattaagacCAGTTGTAGTCGACCATCCACGCGATGCGGCATCTTTATGGCCAAGCAACTAAACTACAAATGAGTCACTACTCACTATTACCTAAATAAGTTAGCATAACTAATTACGTCACGCACACAGTAAAGCAATCACGCATATAATAAAACCAAGTAAAAAAGGATTGATAATAACCTTTTTCTATTTGTATAAAAGCAATGTGCGGAAGTCAAAACTCTGTCGTCACTGACAATGCTTCCGGTACAGAAAGCTCGGTAATCCAGTTTCCATTTGTCATACAATCGGTAAATAAAAACctgaaataaaacagattttttttaatattcttcctGTTTCCGAGGATTATGTCTcgaaaataagaaataagtaTATCTCTTTGTATAACATACTAAAATGGTTAAAGGTATGGTAGGTTTCTCGCCTACATTGAGAATTCTCGCCTATTCTTATCCCATACTTGCCGTCCCGAAACCTCCCCTTTTTTAGGCTAAAATCCTAGCTGAAGGATCCCTTGAAGTGGCTAATATCGAAATGGGTATGATCAGTAATCGGAAATACTTCTAAAGCGCAATTCGTACGGATGGTATCCGCAGATCGTAGGTGTGGATAGTCAATACCATATAGGTACCTACCGCTGCCGGCGCCGCGACATGGAGTGATTCTCAATTCTGTCGAACCTCGGAACCTCGGTTATTAACGTTTAACATATAAagatatcaaatcaaattacttACATGGTGTGCCAACGTACCGAgcgttatttgttttgtatagaCCCCTGATGATTTTAAGAAGA contains the following coding sequences:
- the LOC110992588 gene encoding mast cell protease 2-like — protein: MEVEREFYNDYIVPRVVNGYAAKLGDVPYQVAFKMKTPRRKLCMTFCGGVIISPTKLLSAAHCFAESPSICQKICGNQGPKKTLSHTYAVAGNLRNYDAYSEDSAGNGQWRTLKTVIYPRTYKFPKDDIAILYTFKPFHFNNNVGSIPIAKRYIDYRGKCLVSGYGRTSRQGTSSKLLLAHLHLLPNTQCGRRFRKNMRKFVCTDTVVNDVGKGDSGGPLVCSKTGDPNEGPNGVLVGIVSGNQRRAASFFTRVSYFARYIERNKATLA
- the LOC123689455 gene encoding uncharacterized protein LOC123689455, with protein sequence YFYISFIIIVLYRYVCVNNLIAIYLSLILIGLNCVNSINVTIEKAPSVFLKSSGVYTKQITLGTLAHHVFIYRLYDKWKLDYRAFCTGSIVSDDRVLTSAHCFYTNRKRLKRSLDKIRVVGGILHTIAQQPLSHDVQQWRNPKYIYTQRFFRFPAYNLAVVEVNKKWELNQFVNKIPFSQKNYNFDGVCMGVLLKTTKSWSMDKSLFTVDLKVHNQRSCERQLLRSCWQYYCTEYDGPLAATEAEGGGLVCFGTGDPAEDEKKGVLVGVTSLINRNLPSLHVRTGIFHKWVTDTSSTLKFNTNIIVICFNLRI